In Methanococcus maripaludis, a single window of DNA contains:
- the sepS gene encoding O-phosphoserine--tRNA ligase produces MFKREEIIEMANKDFEKAWIETKDLIKAKKVNESYPRIKPVFGKTHPVNDTIENLRQAYLRMGFEEYINPVIVDERDIYKQFGPEAMAVLDRCFYLAGLPRPDVGLSDEKISQIEKLGIKVSEHKESLQKILHGYKKGTLDGDDLVLEISNALEISSEMGLKILEEVFPEFKDLTAVSSKLTLRSHMTSGWFLTVSDLMNKKPLPFKLFSIDRCFRREQKEDKSHLMTYHSASCAIAGEGVDINDGKAIAEGLLSQFGFTNFKFIPDEKKSKYYTPETQTEVYAYHPKLKEWLEVATFGVYSPVALSKYGIDVPVMNLGLGVERLAMISGNFADVREMVYPQFYEHKLDDRAVASMVKLDKVPVMDEIYDLTKELIDSCVKNKDLKSPCELTIEKTFSFGKTKKNVKINIFEKEEGKNLLGPSILNEIYVYDGNVIGIPESFDGVKEEFKEFLEKGKSEGVATSIRYIDALCFKLTSKLEEAIVTNTSEFKVKVPIVRSLSDINLKIDDIALKQIMSKNKVIDVRGPVFLNVEVKIE; encoded by the coding sequence ATGTTTAAAAGAGAAGAAATCATTGAAATGGCTAATAAGGACTTTGAAAAAGCATGGATTGAAACTAAAGACCTTATAAAAGCTAAAAAGGTAAACGAAAGTTACCCGAGAATAAAACCAGTTTTTGGAAAAACACATCCTGTAAATGACACTATAGAAAATTTAAGACAGGCATACCTTAGAATGGGTTTTGAAGAATATATAAATCCAGTAATTGTTGATGAAAGAGATATTTATAAACAGTTCGGCCCTGAAGCTATGGCAGTTTTGGACAGATGCTTTTATTTAGCGGGACTTCCACGACCTGATGTTGGATTGAGCGATGAAAAAATTTCACAGATTGAAAAACTTGGAATTAAAGTTTCTGAACACAAAGAAAGTTTGCAAAAAATACTTCACGGATACAAAAAAGGAACACTTGACGGTGACGATTTAGTTTTAGAAATTTCAAATGCTCTTGAAATTTCAAGCGAGATGGGTTTAAAAATTTTAGAAGAAGTTTTCCCTGAATTTAAGGATTTAACAGCAGTTTCTTCAAAATTAACTTTACGAAGCCATATGACTTCAGGATGGTTCCTTACTGTTTCAGACCTCATGAACAAAAAACCGCTTCCATTTAAACTCTTTTCAATTGATAGATGTTTTAGAAGGGAACAGAAAGAAGATAAAAGCCACCTGATGACATACCATTCCGCATCCTGTGCAATTGCAGGTGAAGGCGTGGATATTAACGATGGAAAAGCAATCGCAGAAGGTTTATTATCACAGTTTGGGTTTACAAACTTTAAATTCATTCCTGATGAAAAGAAAAGTAAATACTACACCCCTGAAACTCAAACTGAAGTTTACGCATACCACCCAAAATTAAAAGAATGGCTCGAAGTTGCCACATTTGGAGTATATTCCCCAGTTGCATTAAGCAAATACGGAATAGATGTGCCAGTAATGAACTTGGGACTTGGTGTTGAAAGACTTGCAATGATTTCTGGAAACTTTGCAGATGTCCGTGAAATGGTATACCCGCAGTTTTATGAACACAAACTTGATGACAGGGCTGTCGCTTCAATGGTAAAACTCGATAAAGTTCCAGTAATGGATGAAATTTACGACTTAACAAAAGAATTAATTGATTCGTGCGTTAAAAACAAAGATTTAAAATCTCCTTGTGAATTGACAATTGAAAAAACATTTTCGTTTGGAAAAACTAAGAAAAATGTAAAAATAAACATTTTTGAAAAAGAAGAAGGTAAAAACTTGCTCGGACCTTCAATTTTAAACGAAATATACGTTTACGATGGAAATGTAATTGGAATTCCTGAAAGTTTTGACGGAGTAAAAGAAGAATTCAAAGAATTTTTAGAAAAAGGAAAATCTGAAGGAGTTGCAACCAGTATTCGATACATTGATGCGCTCTGCTTTAAACTTACTTCAAAATTAGAAGAAGCAATTGTTACAAATACATCTGAATTCAAAGTTAAAGTCCCAATTGTTAGAAGTTTAAGCGACATTAACCTAAAAATCGACGATATCGCATTAAAACAAATAATGAGTAAAAATAAAGTAATCGATGTTAGGGGACCAGTCTTTTTAAACGTCGAAGTAAAAATTGAATAA
- a CDS encoding cell wall-binding repeat-containing protein, whose protein sequence is MNYFKIFAIFLVLIIPASASNVVLVSDTVSDCASANIIPTINDSYVVINTSWGVYDDNVLEKILNEYPENVIIVGGTVAVPSEYDTQLEEEGINVERIYGIDRYQTNKNVILKFKDQIQNRNMWIVYGDDDRAEFCNTGRNIVILSNGTTLSVDDEDLEDFNPGRVTIMENPLFNSNNVQTRLQNYGFYVSTQSMPESVLNRTIYRKMGQLQLQIENMEQLGINCTLLRNDLNSINNSIKNQNLERAYVGEIVLERTILSYKHQNRHFYWNGPKLTYNSKNNRSNYNN, encoded by the coding sequence ATGAACTATTTTAAAATATTTGCTATTTTTTTAGTTTTGATTATTCCTGCATCTGCAAGCAACGTAGTACTTGTAAGTGACACGGTTTCAGACTGCGCAAGTGCAAATATTATTCCAACGATCAATGATTCATACGTCGTTATCAATACGAGCTGGGGTGTTTATGACGATAATGTGCTTGAAAAAATACTAAATGAATACCCCGAAAACGTAATTATTGTTGGCGGAACTGTGGCAGTTCCTTCTGAATATGATACGCAATTGGAAGAAGAAGGAATAAACGTTGAAAGAATATATGGAATTGATAGATACCAGACAAACAAAAACGTTATTTTAAAATTTAAAGATCAAATTCAGAATAGAAATATGTGGATAGTTTATGGGGATGATGATAGAGCCGAATTTTGTAATACTGGGCGTAATATTGTGATCCTTTCAAACGGCACTACACTATCAGTTGATGATGAGGATTTAGAAGATTTTAACCCCGGAAGAGTTACCATTATGGAAAATCCATTATTTAATTCAAATAATGTACAAACTCGACTTCAAAATTATGGATTTTATGTAAGTACGCAATCAATGCCGGAAAGTGTGTTGAATAGAACAATTTACAGAAAAATGGGCCAATTACAACTTCAAATTGAAAATATGGAACAGCTAGGAATAAATTGTACCCTGCTTCGAAATGATTTAAATTCAATAAATAATTCAATAAAAAACCAGAACTTAGAACGGGCCTATGTAGGAGAAATAGTTCTTGAAAGAACTATTTTAAGTTATAAACACCAAAACCGTCACTTTTACTGGAACGGACCAAAACTTACATACAATTCAAAAAATAATCGTTCTAATTATAACAACTAA
- a CDS encoding beta-CASP ribonuclease aCPSF1, whose amino-acid sequence MSAEDILNEIKAQVINKAPGNAVITDVEFEGSEVVIYAKNPELFSNNLIKEFARDFRKRLAIRPDPSVLVEPDIAKDKILKIVPEDAEITNCIFDANTGEVIIESKKPGLVIGKEGSTLEDIKKAIQWAPKPVRTPPIPSDTIKAIRATMYRERADVKDILRRIGRRIHRDVRLRDDSWIRTSFLGGSREVGRTCLYHQTPESRILVDCGINIAVEDEKAFPHFDAPEFSIEEIDAVVVTHAHLDHCGFIPGLFRYGYDGPVYCTKPTRDLMTLLQKDYVDITEKEGKNVPYSSKDIKNCIKHTIPLDYGVTTDIAPAIKLTLHNAGHILGSAIAHCHVGDGLYNVAYTGDIKFEASRLLEPAVCQFPRLETLIIESTYGGYDDVLPERDETEKEFLRVIAETIARKGKAIIPVFGIGRAQELMLVLEEGYNQGIFNAPVYLDGMIWEATAIHTAYPEYLSKNMRNRIFHEGDNPFLSEVFKKVKNTNDRRNIIDSDEPGIILTTSGMLSGGPSVEYFKNLADDEKNAIVFVGYQSEGTLGRKIQKGFKEIPLMGKNGRSKAVKVNLSVHTLEGFSGHSDRKQLIKYLRKLKPIPDRILTVHGEVSKCIDLASTAYKLFKKETKAPMNLDAIRLR is encoded by the coding sequence TTGTCAGCTGAAGATATATTAAACGAGATAAAGGCGCAGGTTATAAACAAAGCACCTGGAAATGCGGTTATTACTGACGTCGAATTTGAAGGTTCAGAAGTAGTTATCTATGCAAAAAACCCAGAACTTTTTTCAAACAATCTAATCAAAGAATTTGCAAGAGATTTTAGAAAAAGACTTGCAATTCGACCGGATCCATCTGTTTTAGTCGAACCTGATATCGCGAAAGATAAAATTTTAAAAATCGTTCCAGAAGATGCTGAAATTACAAACTGTATTTTTGATGCAAACACTGGTGAAGTAATAATCGAATCTAAAAAACCCGGACTTGTAATTGGAAAAGAAGGATCAACCCTTGAAGATATCAAAAAAGCAATTCAATGGGCTCCAAAACCAGTTAGAACCCCGCCAATCCCATCAGATACAATCAAAGCTATTAGAGCTACAATGTATAGGGAAAGAGCAGATGTAAAAGACATTTTAAGAAGAATTGGAAGAAGAATCCATAGGGATGTTAGACTTAGAGATGACTCTTGGATTAGAACCTCATTTTTAGGTGGAAGTAGGGAAGTTGGAAGAACATGTCTTTACCACCAGACTCCTGAAAGCAGAATTTTGGTTGATTGTGGAATCAACATTGCTGTTGAAGATGAAAAAGCATTCCCACATTTTGATGCACCTGAATTTTCAATCGAAGAAATAGATGCAGTAGTAGTAACCCACGCACACCTTGACCACTGTGGATTTATTCCGGGATTATTCAGATACGGTTACGATGGACCAGTTTACTGTACAAAACCTACAAGAGATTTGATGACTCTTTTACAAAAAGATTACGTGGATATTACTGAAAAAGAAGGTAAAAATGTTCCATATTCATCAAAAGATATTAAAAACTGTATTAAACATACAATTCCTCTTGATTACGGAGTTACTACAGACATTGCACCTGCAATTAAACTGACACTCCACAACGCTGGACACATTTTAGGTTCAGCAATTGCACACTGCCACGTTGGAGATGGGCTCTATAACGTTGCATACACAGGAGATATTAAATTTGAAGCATCAAGATTGTTAGAACCTGCAGTATGTCAGTTCCCAAGACTTGAAACATTAATCATCGAATCTACTTACGGAGGATACGATGACGTACTTCCTGAAAGAGATGAAACTGAAAAAGAATTCTTAAGAGTAATTGCTGAAACCATTGCAAGAAAAGGAAAAGCAATAATTCCCGTATTTGGTATTGGAAGAGCTCAGGAATTGATGCTTGTTTTAGAAGAAGGATACAATCAGGGAATTTTCAACGCTCCAGTATATTTAGATGGTATGATTTGGGAAGCAACTGCAATACATACCGCATACCCAGAATACCTCTCTAAAAATATGAGAAACAGAATTTTCCATGAAGGAGACAATCCATTCCTTTCAGAAGTCTTCAAAAAAGTTAAAAATACAAATGATAGAAGAAACATCATAGATAGCGATGAACCAGGAATTATTTTAACTACTTCAGGTATGCTCAGCGGTGGGCCGAGTGTTGAATACTTCAAAAACCTCGCTGATGATGAGAAAAACGCAATCGTATTTGTAGGTTACCAGTCTGAAGGAACTTTGGGTAGAAAAATCCAGAAAGGATTTAAAGAAATCCCACTGATGGGTAAAAACGGAAGAAGTAAAGCTGTTAAAGTAAATCTTTCAGTTCACACATTGGAAGGATTTTCAGGCCACAGTGACAGAAAACAGCTCATAAAATACCTTAGAAAATTAAAACCAATCCCAGACCGTATATTAACAGTCCATGGGGAAGTTTCAAAATGTATCGACCTTGCAAGTACTGCATACAAGTTGTTTAAAAAAGAAACAAAAGCTCCAATGAATCTCGACGCAATACGATTGAGATAA
- a CDS encoding NCS2 family permease, with protein MANFLAKYFGFEEHNTNFKVETMAGVTTFMTMAYIIFVNPSILSLAGMDFGAVMVATCISAALGTFIMGVYAKYPFALAPGMGLNAFFTFGVVMGMGLSWQTALGAVFISGILFILLTLTKIRTWIFDAIPDALKYGTAVGIGLFIAFIGLKSAGVIVANEATLVGLGNVLSPATFLALFGLFATAAMMARKVTGAILWGIILTAVIGMGLGISALPAGLVSMPPSLAPTLMQMDVMGALSFGLINIILAFFFVDLFDTLGTLSALSSQAGYLKEGKLPKAEKALMSDSVATAVGAALGTSTVTSYIESASGIGLGGRTGFVSVVVAALFVLSIFFSPFVAAIPAYATAPALVIVGALMISAIKRIDLEDITESVPAFIALITIPLTYSIATGLQLGFIFYPLIKLIAGRAKEVHPIVYLLAIVFAARFVYIG; from the coding sequence ATGGCAAATTTTTTGGCTAAGTACTTTGGGTTTGAAGAACACAACACAAACTTCAAAGTAGAGACCATGGCAGGGGTTACAACGTTCATGACCATGGCATATATCATATTTGTAAATCCGTCAATTTTGAGTCTAGCGGGGATGGACTTTGGAGCAGTAATGGTTGCAACATGTATATCCGCTGCACTCGGTACTTTTATAATGGGCGTTTATGCTAAATATCCGTTTGCACTTGCACCAGGAATGGGTTTAAACGCATTTTTTACATTTGGTGTGGTAATGGGCATGGGCCTAAGTTGGCAGACTGCTCTTGGTGCTGTTTTTATTTCTGGTATTTTATTTATTTTGTTAACATTAACTAAAATTAGAACGTGGATATTTGATGCAATACCTGACGCTTTAAAATACGGTACTGCTGTTGGTATCGGGTTATTTATTGCATTTATTGGTTTAAAATCTGCGGGAGTTATCGTTGCAAACGAAGCTACCCTGGTGGGTCTTGGAAACGTGCTTTCACCTGCAACATTCTTAGCACTCTTTGGATTATTTGCAACCGCTGCAATGATGGCTAGAAAAGTAACGGGTGCAATTCTATGGGGTATTATCTTAACCGCAGTAATTGGAATGGGACTTGGTATTTCAGCACTCCCTGCAGGTTTAGTTTCAATGCCTCCATCACTAGCACCAACACTGATGCAGATGGATGTTATGGGTGCTCTTAGTTTTGGCCTCATAAACATAATTTTGGCATTCTTCTTTGTCGACTTGTTTGATACTCTTGGAACACTTAGTGCACTTAGCTCGCAAGCAGGATACTTAAAAGAAGGAAAACTTCCAAAAGCAGAAAAAGCATTAATGTCTGACTCAGTTGCAACTGCGGTTGGAGCTGCTCTTGGTACTTCGACAGTTACAAGCTACATTGAATCCGCTTCCGGTATTGGACTTGGTGGAAGAACTGGATTTGTTTCAGTTGTAGTTGCTGCATTGTTTGTGCTTTCGATATTTTTCTCACCATTTGTTGCAGCAATTCCTGCATACGCGACAGCACCTGCACTGGTAATTGTTGGAGCTTTGATGATTTCTGCAATAAAAAGAATTGATTTGGAAGATATTACAGAATCAGTTCCTGCATTCATTGCATTAATTACAATTCCATTAACGTACAGCATTGCAACAGGACTTCAATTAGGGTTTATTTTCTACCCATTAATTAAATTAATTGCAGGACGTGCAAAAGAAGTACACCCAATTGTATATTTACTCGCAATTGTCTTTGCAGCAAGATTTGTGTATATAGGATAA
- the tpiA gene encoding triose-phosphate isomerase, translating to MIINYKTYTESIGKSGLVIAKAAEKVSDESGVTIGVAPQFLDLRMILEEVNIPVYAQHMDAVNPGSSTGHILPEVLKDAGVTGTLLNHSERRMLLADLEKCIEISIKLGLKTVVCTNNITVSKAVSALNPTSIAVEPPELIGSGMPVSKANPEVVSGTVREVREINKNVEILCGAGISKGEDVKSALELGTNGVLLASGVVKAKCVEDAIRELIAEI from the coding sequence GTGATCATAAATTACAAAACTTACACGGAAAGTATTGGTAAAAGCGGTTTAGTAATTGCAAAAGCTGCAGAAAAAGTTTCAGACGAGTCAGGTGTTACGATAGGAGTAGCACCTCAATTTTTAGATTTAAGAATGATTTTAGAAGAAGTAAATATACCAGTTTATGCGCAACACATGGATGCGGTAAATCCTGGAAGCAGCACGGGACATATATTGCCAGAAGTATTAAAAGATGCAGGAGTTACAGGAACTCTTTTAAACCACTCTGAAAGAAGAATGCTTCTTGCAGACCTTGAAAAATGCATCGAAATTTCAATTAAACTGGGATTAAAAACTGTCGTATGTACAAACAATATAACTGTTTCAAAAGCAGTTTCTGCGCTAAATCCAACTTCTATTGCAGTAGAGCCTCCAGAATTAATTGGAAGTGGAATGCCTGTTTCAAAAGCAAATCCTGAAGTTGTATCTGGAACTGTTAGGGAAGTTCGAGAAATTAACAAAAATGTTGAAATATTGTGTGGTGCAGGTATTTCAAAAGGAGAAGATGTGAAATCTGCGCTTGAACTTGGAACAAACGGTGTTTTGCTTGCATCCGGTGTTGTAAAAGCTAAATGTGTTGAAGATGCAATAAGGGAATTAATTGCAGAAATCTAA
- the feoB gene encoding ferrous iron transport protein B, whose protein sequence is MYDFQNIALLGQPNVGKTTIFNVLTGSSQKIGNWPGVTVEKREGEFTYENVHFMVTDLPGIYSLNSDSIDQKISRDFIIKSAETKNNVILNIVDTSNINRNLYLTLQLMELGISPVICLNLIDEAEKSGMKIDIKKLSEKLQSVVLKTSGRYNIGIDELKKAVYDYSPEKQEIKYSKLLEDSAKVLENNINASLIPKKYEKISRRGIAIALLEGDPEFLSTFDEDIVNLRNNIKEKVENEIKHDIESYVVEQRYKKIDDILSEVTKGCEFYDDVDSIVTHPAYGFLVFLAVFYLMFKFVYGLGDVFTGIIAGIFEVILESLSLIIPSAYQGILIDGLFSGVGAVLEFFPLVFLMILSLSVLEDTGYLSRVTALMHGIMSKFGLNGKSTIPLLTCLGCTVPGIMGSRFISNHKERLITMLVAPLVPCSARFVIIGFLAAVFFPQNATLFTISIIGITILLMMLVSYILGKLIKGKSDDLIFELPPYRVPDWKNVFKMTWQKGKEFLKKAGTVIALGSVLFYALTTYPTPDYNYAMSIGTIIEPLTMLMGLDGTAGLSLLFGIFAKELVVSVLEISYSGNILEYLTPLNAFVLALVSTIYIPCVSAIAALYLETRSLKWTGFGLAYNLGLATIVGIIVHTMGRFFGF, encoded by the coding sequence ATGTACGATTTTCAAAATATTGCACTTTTAGGCCAGCCAAATGTCGGAAAAACCACAATATTCAACGTTCTTACGGGCAGTAGTCAAAAAATTGGTAACTGGCCAGGAGTTACTGTAGAAAAGAGGGAAGGTGAATTTACATATGAAAATGTACATTTCATGGTTACAGATTTACCTGGAATCTACTCATTAAATTCTGATTCGATAGATCAAAAAATTTCGCGAGATTTTATAATTAAATCAGCTGAAACTAAGAATAATGTGATTTTAAACATTGTTGACACGTCTAATATTAATAGAAATCTTTATTTAACTTTACAATTAATGGAGCTTGGAATTTCTCCTGTAATCTGTCTAAATTTAATCGATGAAGCGGAAAAATCTGGAATGAAAATTGATATAAAAAAATTAAGTGAAAAACTTCAAAGTGTGGTTTTAAAAACTTCGGGTAGATACAATATCGGGATAGACGAACTAAAAAAAGCGGTTTATGATTACAGTCCTGAAAAACAGGAAATAAAGTACAGTAAACTTTTAGAAGACTCTGCCAAAGTCTTGGAAAATAACATAAATGCAAGTTTAATTCCTAAAAAATACGAAAAAATATCTAGAAGGGGAATTGCAATTGCACTTTTAGAGGGCGATCCTGAATTTTTAAGTACATTTGACGAAGATATAGTAAATTTAAGGAATAATATCAAAGAAAAAGTTGAAAATGAAATAAAACACGATATAGAAAGTTACGTCGTTGAACAGAGATATAAAAAAATAGATGATATTTTATCTGAAGTTACAAAGGGTTGCGAATTTTACGATGACGTAGATTCGATCGTTACACATCCTGCATACGGTTTTTTAGTATTTTTGGCTGTGTTTTATCTAATGTTTAAATTCGTATATGGTTTGGGTGATGTATTCACGGGAATAATAGCTGGAATTTTTGAAGTAATCCTTGAATCGTTGTCATTAATTATACCTTCTGCTTATCAAGGGATTTTAATTGACGGACTTTTTTCGGGAGTTGGTGCAGTCCTTGAATTCTTCCCCCTAGTATTTCTGATGATTTTATCACTTTCTGTACTTGAGGATACAGGATATTTATCGAGAGTAACTGCATTAATGCATGGAATTATGTCCAAATTTGGTTTGAATGGAAAATCAACGATTCCTCTTCTAACGTGTTTAGGCTGTACTGTTCCAGGTATTATGGGATCCAGGTTTATTTCAAATCATAAAGAAAGACTAATTACAATGCTTGTAGCCCCATTAGTTCCATGTTCAGCACGATTTGTAATAATCGGGTTTTTGGCGGCAGTATTTTTCCCACAAAATGCAACATTGTTTACAATTTCAATAATCGGTATAACAATTCTGCTGATGATGCTGGTTTCGTACATTTTAGGAAAGCTAATTAAGGGCAAATCTGACGATTTAATTTTTGAGCTGCCCCCGTACAGAGTTCCGGATTGGAAAAATGTATTTAAAATGACGTGGCAAAAAGGTAAGGAATTTCTGAAAAAAGCAGGAACTGTAATTGCACTGGGGTCTGTTTTATTCTATGCACTCACAACATACCCAACTCCAGATTACAATTATGCAATGAGTATCGGAACTATAATAGAACCCTTAACTATGTTAATGGGTCTTGACGGAACTGCGGGATTATCACTTCTATTTGGAATATTTGCAAAAGAACTCGTAGTTTCAGTTTTAGAAATATCTTATTCGGGAAATATTCTGGAATATTTAACTCCTTTGAATGCATTTGTTCTTGCGCTCGTTTCAACGATATATATCCCGTGTGTTTCAGCAATTGCAGCACTATATCTTGAAACAAGGAGTTTAAAATGGACCGGGTTTGGTTTAGCATATAATTTAGGACTTGCAACAATTGTTGGAATTATTGTACATACTATGGGCAGGTTTTTTGGATTTTAA
- a CDS encoding FeoA family protein, giving the protein MNCILSKKPGSYTVVKVEGHGRKFYELGIIPGSVLTLINIRNQGPITVRLGNSKIAIGRQLASSIFVI; this is encoded by the coding sequence ATGAACTGTATCTTAAGCAAAAAACCCGGGTCATACACAGTAGTTAAGGTCGAGGGGCACGGTAGAAAATTTTATGAACTTGGAATAATTCCTGGTTCGGTACTGACTCTTATAAATATTCGAAATCAAGGGCCGATTACAGTACGGCTTGGAAATTCAAAAATTGCAATCGGAAGGCAACTCGCAAGTTCTATTTTTGTAATTTAA
- a CDS encoding cell wall-binding repeat-containing protein, producing the protein MNIFKKLALLLIVLMPVSFASDVILVSDNFADKLVAQTIAEELDEFVLIESPWGNFSNDTLNEILNQTPENVVIIGGTTALPENYTTALENENIAVERINGSDRYETNNLTINRFKSLFYNKTILIVYAEGENDTFGNITNVTFVLTDGNKTSVSEDNMENMSNNITICEDVAYNYSGLLSRLQNHGFQVSTSAMPRNVLKAKVERRMNTIQTTLQALEQNGINISDLDTRYGELSDTYNGGNYSYAYSLAIQLEDDLKAKQYKSNGNVKVEKTVKVKTNNGKSSEDEEEINETSE; encoded by the coding sequence ATGAACATTTTTAAAAAATTGGCTCTTTTACTGATCGTATTAATGCCTGTTTCATTTGCAAGCGATGTTATTTTGGTAAGCGATAACTTTGCAGACAAACTTGTGGCACAGACAATTGCAGAAGAACTCGATGAATTCGTACTTATCGAATCCCCGTGGGGAAATTTCAGCAACGATACATTAAATGAAATATTAAATCAAACTCCTGAAAATGTAGTAATAATTGGGGGAACTACAGCACTTCCTGAAAATTATACAACTGCATTAGAAAATGAAAATATCGCCGTTGAAAGAATCAATGGTTCTGACAGATACGAAACAAATAACTTAACAATAAACAGGTTTAAAAGTTTGTTTTATAACAAAACTATCTTAATCGTGTATGCTGAAGGAGAAAACGATACATTTGGAAATATCACTAACGTAACCTTCGTATTAACTGACGGAAACAAAACATCAGTCAGTGAAGACAATATGGAAAATATGTCAAATAACATTACAATTTGTGAAGATGTTGCATACAATTATAGTGGACTTTTATCAAGACTTCAAAACCATGGTTTCCAGGTAAGCACTTCAGCAATGCCAAGAAATGTTTTAAAAGCAAAAGTTGAAAGAAGAATGAATACAATTCAGACTACACTTCAAGCTTTAGAACAGAATGGAATCAATATATCAGACCTCGATACAAGATATGGAGAATTATCTGATACATACAATGGCGGAAACTATAGTTATGCATACTCTCTTGCAATTCAGTTGGAAGACGATTTAAAAGCTAAACAGTACAAAAGTAATGGCAATGTAAAAGTTGAAAAAACCGTTAAAGTAAAAACCAACAACGGTAAATCTTCAGAAGATGAAGAAGAAATCAACGAAACTTCAGAATAA
- a CDS encoding 4Fe-4S binding protein yields the protein MKIGFQTIRNLIKTSFLGFFLISNNFCLCILGFVQRILLTFNLQEFTPQLIVFPAIAVVFGRLFCGFVCPFGIIFEWTYKLKMKMKKSKIIPKFNPKIHEKLIYLKYILLVIGLYLTFKYGFYVICTVCPIGSFVGLNGTVISFILLGLFLIGGYFIPMFFCRYFCPIGALLGLLSTKPVFKIKTNDKCTKCRLCEMNCPMQIDILNNMDEKECIRCFECVSACKKGGIKYEK from the coding sequence ATGAAAATTGGCTTCCAAACGATAAGAAATCTAATTAAAACATCCTTTTTAGGGTTTTTTTTAATAAGTAATAATTTTTGTCTCTGTATTTTAGGTTTTGTTCAAAGAATACTTTTAACATTTAATTTGCAAGAATTTACACCACAATTAATCGTGTTTCCTGCAATTGCGGTTGTATTTGGAAGGCTATTTTGTGGATTTGTATGCCCATTTGGAATTATCTTTGAATGGACTTACAAGTTAAAAATGAAAATGAAAAAATCTAAAATAATACCTAAATTCAATCCAAAAATTCACGAGAAATTGATTTATTTAAAATATATTCTATTAGTAATCGGGCTTTATTTGACTTTTAAATATGGATTTTATGTCATTTGCACAGTTTGTCCTATTGGATCATTTGTTGGCTTAAATGGAACGGTAATTTCATTCATACTTTTAGGATTGTTCCTAATTGGCGGATATTTTATACCCATGTTCTTTTGCAGGTATTTCTGCCCGATTGGGGCACTTCTTGGACTTTTATCAACAAAACCGGTTTTTAAAATAAAAACAAACGATAAATGTACTAAATGCAGACTCTGTGAAATGAATTGTCCAATGCAAATTGATATTTTAAATAATATGGACGAAAAAGAATGTATCAGGTGTTTTGAGTGTGTAAGTGCCTGTAAAAAAGGCGGAATAAAATACGAAAAATAA